A region of Pasteurellaceae bacterium Orientalotternb1 DNA encodes the following proteins:
- a CDS encoding bifunctional 3-demethylubiquinol 3-O-methyltransferase/2-polyprenyl-6-hydroxyphenol methylase yields MHNVDQQELAKFEKMANTWWDPKGSFKPIHRLNPLRLAYIAEKSGGLFGKKVLDVGCGGGILSESMAKQGAIVTGIDMTTEPLEIAKQHAEQNGLTIDYQQTTIERFVQHQTACNAEKFDVITCMEMLEHVPDPLSIVQSCQQLLKPNGVLFFSTINRTLKAYALVIVGAEYVLKLLPKGTHEFEKFIKPAELLGWTDQAALRCVKMVGYHFNPLTEKFWLNQDVSCNYIAMFKHNP; encoded by the coding sequence ATGCACAATGTCGATCAACAAGAACTCGCTAAATTCGAAAAAATGGCGAACACGTGGTGGGATCCAAAGGGTAGCTTCAAGCCAATTCATCGCTTAAATCCCCTACGGCTTGCCTATATTGCAGAGAAATCAGGCGGTTTATTTGGCAAAAAAGTGCTGGATGTGGGCTGCGGTGGCGGCATTTTAAGTGAAAGTATGGCAAAGCAAGGGGCGATAGTAACGGGCATTGATATGACGACCGAGCCACTGGAAATTGCCAAACAACACGCCGAGCAAAATGGCTTAACCATTGACTACCAACAAACTACGATTGAACGTTTTGTGCAACATCAGACCGCTTGCAACGCCGAAAAATTCGATGTGATTACTTGTATGGAAATGTTGGAACACGTGCCCGATCCACTTTCGATTGTACAAAGCTGCCAACAGCTCCTCAAACCGAACGGCGTGCTATTTTTTTCCACCATTAACCGCACATTAAAAGCCTATGCGTTAGTCATTGTTGGGGCGGAATATGTGTTGAAATTGTTGCCCAAAGGCACGCACGAATTTGAAAAATTTATCAAACCTGCAGAATTGTTAGGCTGGACGGATCAAGCGGCTTTACGCTGTGTGAAAATGGTTGGCTACCATTTCAATCCGCTCACGGAAAAATTTTGGCTCAATCAAGATGTGAGTTGCAATTACATTGCGATGTTTAAACATAACCCGTAA